The genomic interval TCGGCTCCTGGTTCCTCCTGGAGTGAGGCCGGCATCGACCGCGATCTGCTGCCCCGAGCCGAACTCGACGTCGAGGCCGCCCTGGAGAAGGTGCGGCCCATCTGCGAGGACGTGCATCATCGTGGCACCGCGGCCTTGATCGATTACGCGGAGCGGTTCGACGGCGTCACCATCGACCGGGTCCGGGTCCCCGCCGAGGCGATCACCCGTGCCCTGGCCGAGCTCGACCCCGCCGTGCGCGCCGCGCTGGAGGAGTCCATCCGCCGCGCCCGCATCGTCCACCGCGAGCAGCGGCGCACCGACAAGACCGTCCAGGTCGTGCCCGGCGGCACGGTCACCGAGCGCTGGGTGCCCGTCCAGCGCGTCGGCCTCTACGTCCCGGGCGGCCGGTCCGTCTACCCCTCGTCCGTGATCATGAACGTGGTGCCGGCCCAGGAGGCGGGCGTCGGCTCCATGGCCGTCTCCTCCCCGCCCCAGGCCGACTTCGGCGGCCTGCCGCACCCCACGATCCTGGCCGCCTGCGCGCTGCTGGGCATCGACGAGGTCTACGCCGCCGGTGGCGCCCAGGCCGTCGCCATGTTCGCCTACGGCACCGAGGAGTGCCGCCCGGTCAACATGGTCACCGGCCCCGGCAACATCTGGGTCGCCGCCGCCAAGCGGCTGCTCAAGGGCCGCATCGGCATCGACGCCGAGGCCGGCCCCACCGAGATCGCCATCCTCGCCGACGCCACCGCCGACCCCGTGCACGTCGCCGCCGACCTCATCAGCCAGGCCGAGCACGACCCGCTGGCCGCCGCCGTCCTCGTCACCGACTCCGAGGACCTCGCGCACGCGGTGGAGAAGGAGCTGGAGACCCAGGTCGCCCTGACCCGGCACGTCGAGGACCGGATCGCCCCCGCGCTCGGCGGCCGCCAGTCCGGCATCGTCCTGGTCGACTCCGTCGACCACGGCCTCGCCGTCGTCGACGCCTACGGCGCCGAGCACCTGGAGATCCAGACCGCCGACGCCGCGGCCGTCGCCGCCCGGGTGCAGAACGCCGGCGCGATCTTCGTCGGCCCCTACGCCCCCGTCTCGCTCGGCGACTACGCGGCCGGCTCCAACCACGTGCTGCCCACCGGCGGCTGCGCCTGCCACTCCTCCGGCCTCTCCGTCCAGTCCTTCCTGCGCGGCATCCACGTCGTGGACTACACCAGGGAAGCCCTGGCCGAGGTCGCGGGCCACGTGGTGACCCTCGCCGAGGCCGAGGACCTGCCGGCGCACGGCGCCGCGGTCAAGGCACGGTTCGACTGGAAGGTTCCGGACGGCAAGTGACGCACGAGACCCGTAACACCCCCGAGTCCCCTGGGACGAACTCCCCATCCGGGACGAACTCCGCGGCAAGTCCCCGTACGGCGCCCCGCAGCTCGACGTGCCCGTACGCCTCAACACCAACGAGAACCCCTACCCGCTCCCCGAGCCCCTCGTCGCCCGTATCGCCGAGCGCGTCGCCGAGGCCGCCCGGAACCTCAACCGCTACCCCGACCGGGACGCGGTCGAGCTCCGCACCGAGCTGGCCAAGTACCTCACCCGCACCGCCGGGCACGAGGTCACCATGCGCCACGTCTGGGCGGCCAACGGCTCCAACGAGGTCCTCCAGCAACTGCTCCAGACCTTCGGCGGACCCGGCCGCACGGCCATCGGCTTCGAGCCCTCGTACTCGATGCACGCCCTGATCTCCCGCGGCACCGGCACCGGCTGGATCTCCGGCCCCCGCCGGGACGACTTCACCATCGACGTGGCGGCCGCCGAGCGCGCCATCGCCGAGCACCGGCCGAACGTCGTCTTCATCTGCTCGCCCAACAACCCCACGGGCACCGCCGTCGAGGCCGACACCGTCCTGCGGCTCCACGACGCCGCCCAGGCGGCCAGGCCCTCCCTGGTCGTCGTCGACGAGGCCTACGGCGAGTTCAGCCACCGCCCCTCGCTGCTCCCGCTGATCGAGGGCCGGCCGAACCTCGTCGTCTCCCGCACCATGTCCAAGGCCTTCGGCGCGGCCGGACTCCGCCTCGGCTACCTCGCGGCGGCCCCCGCCGTCGTCGACGCCGTCCAGCTCGTCCGCCTGCCGTACCACCTGTCGGCCGTCACCCAGGCCACGGCCCTCGCCGCCCTGGAGCACACCGACACCCTGCTCGGCTACGTCGAACAGCTCAAGACCGAACGCGACCGCCTCGTCACCGAGCTGCGCGCCAGGGGATGCGAGGTGACGGACTCCGACGCCAACTTCGTCCAGTTCGGCCGCTTCGCGGACAGCCACGCCACCTGGCGGGCCATCCTCGACCACGGCGTGCTGGTACGGGACAACGGCGTACCGGGATGGCTGCGGGTCACCGCGGGCACCCCCGCCGAGAACGACGCGTTCCTGGACGCGGTCCGCGCAGTGATGAAGGAGAACCAGCGATGACCCGCGTCGGGCGCGTCGAGCGCACCACGAAGGAGACATCCGTCCTCGTCGAGATCGACCTCGACGGCACCGGGCAGGTCGACGTGTCGACCGGGGTCGGATTCTTCGACCACATGCTCGACCAGCTGGGCCGCCACGGCCTCTTCGACCTCACCGTCAAGACCGACGGCGACCTGCACATCGACACCCACCACACCATCGAGGACACCGCCCTCGCGCTCGGCGCCGCCTTCCGGCAGGCGCTCGGCGACAAGGTGGGCATCTACCGCTTCGGCAACTGCACGGTCCCGCTGGACGAGTCCCTCGCGCAGGTCACCGTCGACCTCTCCGGCCGCCCCTACCTCGTGCACACCGAGCCCGAGAACATGGCGCCGATGATCGGCACGTACGACACCACGATGACCCGCCACATCCTGGAGTCCTTCGTCGCGCAGGCCCAGATCGCCCTGCACGTCCACGTGCCCTACGGCCGCAACGCCCACCACATCGTCGAGTGCCAGTTCAAGGCCCTCGCCCGGGCGCTGCGCTACGCCTGCGAACACGACCGGCGCGCCGCCGGAATTCTTCCCTCGACGAAGGGCGCCCTGTGAACGGCCTCTCCACCACCCTGATCGTCGTCGGCCTCTTCCTGGTCGGCGGCATCATCTCCTTCGCCAAGCAGGGCATGCCCAAGAGCATCATCGTGCTGCTCGGCATAGGCGCCACCATGTGCCTGTCCGCCGGCCTGCTGCGCGTCGAGGGGCTGTGGTCATGAGCAACCGCAAGAAGGTCGTCGTCTTCGACTACGGCTTCGGCAACGTCCGCTCCGCCGAGCGCGCCCTCGCCCACGTCGGCGCCGACGTCGAGATCACCCGCGACTACGACAAGGCCATGACCGCCGACGGCCTGCTCGTCCCCGGCGTCGGCGCCTTCGACGCCTGCATGCGCGGGCTGCGCGCCGCCCGCGGCGACTGGATCGTCGGCCGCCGGCTCTCCGGCGGGCGCCCCGTCATGGGCATCTGCGTCGGCATGCAGATCCTCTTCGAGCGCGGCATCGAGCACGGCGTCGAGACCGAGGGCCTCGACGAGTGGCCCGGCACGGTCGAGCCGCTCAAGGCCCCCGTCGTCCCGCACATGGGCTGGAACACCGTCACCCCCGCCGAGGACTCCCGGCTCTTCGCCGGCCTCGACGCCGGCACCCGCTACTACTTCGTGCACTCCTACGCCGTGCGCGAGTGGGGCTTCGAGATCACCGCGGACCACATCCGCCCGCCCCAGGTCACCTGGGCCACGCACGGCGAGCCCTTCATCGCCGCCGTCGAGAACGGGCCGCTGTCCGCCACCCAGTTCCACCCCGAGAAGTCCGGCGACGCCGGCGCCCAGCTGCTGACCAACTGGATCGAGACCCTGTGAGCCCCCAGATGCCGAAGCTCGAACTGCTCCCCGCCGTCGACGTCCGCGACGGCCAGGCCGTCCGCCTCGTCCACGGCGAGTCCGGCTCCGAGACGTCCTACGGCGATCCGATGTCCGCGGCCCTCGCCTGGCAGCGGTCCGGCGCCGAGTGGCTGCACCTGGTCGACCTCGACGCCGCCTTCGGCACCGGCGACAACCGCGCCCAGGTCGCCGAGGTCGTCCGCTCCATGGACATCAAGGTCGAGCTCTCCGGCGGCATCCGCGACGACGCCTCGCTCGCCGCCGCCCTCGCCACCGGCTGCACCCGCGTCAACCTCGGCACCGCCGCCCTGGAGACCCCCGAGTGGGTCGCCAAGGTCATCGCCGAGCACGGCGACCGCATCGCCGTCGGCCTCGACGTCCGCGGCACCACCCTGCGCGGCCGCGGCTGGACCCGCGACGGCGGCGACCTCTACGAGACCCTCGCCCGCCTCGACGCCGAGGGCTGCGCCCGCTACGTCGTCACCGACATCGCCAAGGACGGCACCCTCCAGGGTCCCAACCTGGAGCTCCTGAAGAACGTCTGCGCCGTCACCGACCGGCCGGTCGTCGCCTCCGGCGGCGTCTCCTCCCTTGACGATCTGCGGGCGATCGCCACGCTGGTACCGGAGGGCGTGGAAGGCGCCATCGTCGGCAAGGCCCTCTACGCCAAGGCGTTCACCCTGGAAGAAGCCCTGGAGGCTGTGTCCGTATGACCGATTCCCCCGCACCGCGGCGCGTACAGTCAGACAGCTCCTGGGAGGAGACGATCGGCTTCGCACGCGCCGTGGCGGCGGGGGACACGGTCCTCGTCGCCGGCACCATGCCGCTGGCCGGCGGCGTCCTGCACGGCGAGGGCGACCCCTACGAGCAGACGCTCGCCGCCTTCGGCAACGCCCTCGCCGCCCTGGGCGAGTTCGGCCTCGGCGCCGCCGACGTCATCCGCACCCGTATGTACCTCACCCACGCGCGCGACGTGGACGCGGTCGGCCGCGCCCACCACGAGCTCTTCGACGCGGTACGCCCCGCGGCGACCCTGGTCGTCGTCTCCGGCTTCGTCGACTCGCGCGTCCTGGTCGAGGTAGAAGTAGAAGCTTTCAGAGGAGCAACGAACACATGACCCTGGCGGTCCGAGTCATCCCCTGCCTGGACGTGGACAACGGCCGGGTCGTCAAGGGCGTCAACTTCCAGAACCTCCGTGACGCCGGCGACCCCGTCGAGATGGCCAAGGTCTACGGGCAGGAGGGCGCCGACGAACTGACCTTTCTGGACATCACCGCCTCCTCCGGTAACCGCGAGACCACCTACGACGTGGTGCGCCGCACCGCCGAGCAGGTCTTCATCCCGCTGACCGTGGGCGGCGGCGTCCGCGCCGCGACCGACGTCGACAAGCTGCTGCGGGCCGGCGCGGACAAGGTCGGCGTCAACACCGCGGCCATCGAGCGCCCCGAGCTCATCCAGGAGATCGCGGAGCGCTTCGGCCGCCAGGTGCTGGTCCTCTCCGTCGACGCCCGCCGCACCGCCTCCGGGAGCTTCGAGGTCACCACCCACGGCGGGCGCCGCGGCACCGGCCTGGACGCGGTGGAGTGGGCGCACCGCGCGGCCGAACTGGGCGCCGGCGAGATCCTGCTGAACTCCATGGACGCCGACGGCACCAAGGACGGCTACGACACGGAGATGATCCGGGCCGTGCGTGAGCACGTCTCCGTCCCGGTGATCGCCAGCGGTGGCGCGGGCCGCCTGGAGCACTTCGCGCCGGCGGTCGAGGCGGGCGCGGACGCGGTCCTGGCCGCCTCCGTCTTCCACTTCGGCGACCTCCGGATCACGGACGTGAAGAACACCCTCCGCGAGGCCGGCCACCCGGTCCGCTGACGACTGCTCCCGGGCTCCGCCCCGGGCCCGGGCCTTCTCACACGCCGGCCGGGCTGAAGATCAGCCCGGCCGGTGTTCGAGGCCACCGCGCGGTAGTGCGGGACGGGGGTCCGGGGGCCTGCCCCGGTTGGGGGAAGAGGCGGGGTGGGGAAAAAGCCCTGCCCGCCCCCTAGTCGCGCGTCAGAACAATGGCCAGCGCCGCCAACGACGCCAGAAGAATCGCCCCCACCCCGTACGACAGCCGATGCGCCCGCAGCACCGGCAGATAGTGGTCCACCGCGTACCGCCCCGGGCCCGTGAGCGCCAGCCCCGCCGACGCCACGGCGATCAGCAGCGGGAATTCCACACCGCTCGGCAGGAAGAAATCGCCCCACGTCACCACCAGGGCGTTGATCATCGTGCCCAGCACCGCCGCCGCGGCCAGCGGGGTGAGCAGGCCCAGGAACAGCCCGGCCCCGCCCAGCGTCTCGCTGAGCGCGGCCACGACGGCCATCGCTTTGCCCGCCGGATAGCCCGACTGGGTGAAGAACTTCCCCGTCCCGTCGATCCCGGGGCCGTCGAACCAGCCGAAGAGCTTCTGCGTGCCGTGCCCCATCATGATGAGGCCGATCATCAGGCGGAACAGCAGCAGCCCCAGGGAGACCCCCGTCGGCAGCGCGGTGGCCCCCTGGCCGCCCAAGGGGCCACCGAGGGAACTGGTGAGGGAGGTGGTTCTGTGGCGGGACGCCATGTCGGCACCTTCTTCCGATCGGGATCCGGTCGGCCCCTTGCCCTCAGGGGGCTCAGATACCCAGTGTCGCCCCACGAAGCTTCGCGAGCGCGTCCGCGTCACCGTCCTGTTCCACCCGGGCCGCGTCCTGCCGGCCGAAGAGGAACAGCGTCAGCTCGCCCGGCTCGCCGGTGACCGTCACCACCGGGGCGCCCCGGTGCGCGATCGCCGTCCGCCCGTCGGGCCGCCGCAGCACCAGCCCCACCGGCGACCGGCGCCCCAGCATCCGCGCCACCCGCTCCAGCCGCGCCCACAGCGCGTCCGCGAAGACGGGGTCCGGCTCCCGGGGCGTCCAGTCCGGCCGGGCCCGGCGGACGTCCTCGGTGTGCACGAAGAACTCCACCGTGTTGGCGGCCTCGTCGATCTGCTTGAGGGCGTACGGGGACAGCCGCGGCGGCCCCGTACGGATGAGCTGGATCAGCTCCTCGTACGGCTTCGCGGCGAACTCGGCCTGCACCCGCTCCAGCCGTGGCGCCAGCGCCTTGATCACCAGGCCGGCGGAGGCGTCGGCACGGCGCTCGCGCACCACGACATGGGCCGCGAGGTCCCGGGTCCGCCAGCCGTCGCAGAGGGTGGGGGCGTCCGGGCCCGCCATCTCCAACAGATCGGCGAGGAGCAGGCGTTCGCGCTGCGCGTGGGTCGACATGCGCCCCACCTTACGACTGGCGCCCCTCCGGGGCCACGGCACCGCGCGGAGCGTGGGACGGGGACCCGGAGGCTCGCCCCCGGTTCCGGGAAGGGGCGGGGCCGGGGAAAAGCCCCCGCGTCCCTAGTCCGGCAGCGCCTCCGTCAGCTTCGCGCCGCCCGGCCCCGTGCTCCGGGTGATCGTGCACGTGACCTCGGACTGGCCGCGGTCGTACGTCGACTTGGCCGGATAGAGGGTGTACGAGTAGTACGTGCGGCCGTCGGCTATGGAGCGCACCCGGGCCTGGGCCTTCTTCTCGCAGAGGTCCTTGGCCTTGGCCTGGATGTCCATCTCCGTGGAGAACGTGCCCGTCAGCATCGCGTTGCCGATGACCTCGCCGTCGTGGCTCGTGTCGCAGGACCGCGTGGTCACCCGGGTGACACCGCTGCTCAGGTGCGGGTGGTCGAAGCACTGGCCGGGCTTGAGCACCACGTACGGCACCCGGGACACGGACGGCGCCGACGGGCCGGCGGAGCC from Streptomyces albireticuli carries:
- the hisD gene encoding histidinol dehydrogenase, with translation MISRIDLRGTASASAPGSSWSEAGIDRDLLPRAELDVEAALEKVRPICEDVHHRGTAALIDYAERFDGVTIDRVRVPAEAITRALAELDPAVRAALEESIRRARIVHREQRRTDKTVQVVPGGTVTERWVPVQRVGLYVPGGRSVYPSSVIMNVVPAQEAGVGSMAVSSPPQADFGGLPHPTILAACALLGIDEVYAAGGAQAVAMFAYGTEECRPVNMVTGPGNIWVAAAKRLLKGRIGIDAEAGPTEIAILADATADPVHVAADLISQAEHDPLAAAVLVTDSEDLAHAVEKELETQVALTRHVEDRIAPALGGRQSGIVLVDSVDHGLAVVDAYGAEHLEIQTADAAAVAARVQNAGAIFVGPYAPVSLGDYAAGSNHVLPTGGCACHSSGLSVQSFLRGIHVVDYTREALAEVAGHVVTLAEAEDLPAHGAAVKARFDWKVPDGK
- a CDS encoding histidinol-phosphate transaminase translates to MRDELRGKSPYGAPQLDVPVRLNTNENPYPLPEPLVARIAERVAEAARNLNRYPDRDAVELRTELAKYLTRTAGHEVTMRHVWAANGSNEVLQQLLQTFGGPGRTAIGFEPSYSMHALISRGTGTGWISGPRRDDFTIDVAAAERAIAEHRPNVVFICSPNNPTGTAVEADTVLRLHDAAQAARPSLVVVDEAYGEFSHRPSLLPLIEGRPNLVVSRTMSKAFGAAGLRLGYLAAAPAVVDAVQLVRLPYHLSAVTQATALAALEHTDTLLGYVEQLKTERDRLVTELRARGCEVTDSDANFVQFGRFADSHATWRAILDHGVLVRDNGVPGWLRVTAGTPAENDAFLDAVRAVMKENQR
- the hisB gene encoding imidazoleglycerol-phosphate dehydratase HisB; this translates as MTRVGRVERTTKETSVLVEIDLDGTGQVDVSTGVGFFDHMLDQLGRHGLFDLTVKTDGDLHIDTHHTIEDTALALGAAFRQALGDKVGIYRFGNCTVPLDESLAQVTVDLSGRPYLVHTEPENMAPMIGTYDTTMTRHILESFVAQAQIALHVHVPYGRNAHHIVECQFKALARALRYACEHDRRAAGILPSTKGAL
- the hisH gene encoding imidazole glycerol phosphate synthase subunit HisH; this translates as MSNRKKVVVFDYGFGNVRSAERALAHVGADVEITRDYDKAMTADGLLVPGVGAFDACMRGLRAARGDWIVGRRLSGGRPVMGICVGMQILFERGIEHGVETEGLDEWPGTVEPLKAPVVPHMGWNTVTPAEDSRLFAGLDAGTRYYFVHSYAVREWGFEITADHIRPPQVTWATHGEPFIAAVENGPLSATQFHPEKSGDAGAQLLTNWIETL
- the priA gene encoding bifunctional 1-(5-phosphoribosyl)-5-((5-phosphoribosylamino)methylideneamino)imidazole-4-carboxamide isomerase/phosphoribosylanthranilate isomerase PriA — encoded protein: MPKLELLPAVDVRDGQAVRLVHGESGSETSYGDPMSAALAWQRSGAEWLHLVDLDAAFGTGDNRAQVAEVVRSMDIKVELSGGIRDDASLAAALATGCTRVNLGTAALETPEWVAKVIAEHGDRIAVGLDVRGTTLRGRGWTRDGGDLYETLARLDAEGCARYVVTDIAKDGTLQGPNLELLKNVCAVTDRPVVASGGVSSLDDLRAIATLVPEGVEGAIVGKALYAKAFTLEEALEAVSV
- a CDS encoding RidA family protein — translated: MTDSPAPRRVQSDSSWEETIGFARAVAAGDTVLVAGTMPLAGGVLHGEGDPYEQTLAAFGNALAALGEFGLGAADVIRTRMYLTHARDVDAVGRAHHELFDAVRPAATLVVVSGFVDSRVLVEVEVEAFRGATNT
- the hisF gene encoding imidazole glycerol phosphate synthase subunit HisF, translated to MTLAVRVIPCLDVDNGRVVKGVNFQNLRDAGDPVEMAKVYGQEGADELTFLDITASSGNRETTYDVVRRTAEQVFIPLTVGGGVRAATDVDKLLRAGADKVGVNTAAIERPELIQEIAERFGRQVLVLSVDARRTASGSFEVTTHGGRRGTGLDAVEWAHRAAELGAGEILLNSMDADGTKDGYDTEMIRAVREHVSVPVIASGGAGRLEHFAPAVEAGADAVLAASVFHFGDLRITDVKNTLREAGHPVR
- a CDS encoding DoxX family protein, coding for MASRHRTTSLTSSLGGPLGGQGATALPTGVSLGLLLFRLMIGLIMMGHGTQKLFGWFDGPGIDGTGKFFTQSGYPAGKAMAVVAALSETLGGAGLFLGLLTPLAAAAVLGTMINALVVTWGDFFLPSGVEFPLLIAVASAGLALTGPGRYAVDHYLPVLRAHRLSYGVGAILLASLAALAIVLTRD
- a CDS encoding TIGR03085 family metal-binding protein encodes the protein MSTHAQRERLLLADLLEMAGPDAPTLCDGWRTRDLAAHVVVRERRADASAGLVIKALAPRLERVQAEFAAKPYEELIQLIRTGPPRLSPYALKQIDEAANTVEFFVHTEDVRRARPDWTPREPDPVFADALWARLERVARMLGRRSPVGLVLRRPDGRTAIAHRGAPVVTVTGEPGELTLFLFGRQDAARVEQDGDADALAKLRGATLGI